The Melospiza georgiana isolate bMelGeo1 chromosome 31, bMelGeo1.pri, whole genome shotgun sequence genome has a window encoding:
- the REEP4 gene encoding receptor expression-enhancing protein 4, with product MVSWILSRVIELLFGMLYPAYASYKAVKTKNIREYVRWMMYWIVFALFMTAETFTDLLIFWLPFYYEVKMAFVIWLLSPYTRGASLLYRRFVHPALARREKDIDAFLVRARERSYETALSFGKRGLNLAATAAVQAATKSQGALTGRLRSFSMHDLRSLTEQAPVHLQDPLYLEEQEGLQQPLGLRYESESDEEELWSDSQVSPSASPRRDARPLSRWQSLRNLRKNPEKEASCRLLRSRTRRREQES from the exons ATGGTGTCCTGGATCCTCAGCCGGGTGATTGA GCTGCTCTTCGGGATGCTCTACCCGGCCTACGCCTCCTACAAGGCTGTGAAGACGAAAAACATCCGGGAATAC GTCCGATGGATGATGTACTGGATCGTCTTCGCTCTCTTCATGACCGCAGAGACCTTCACCGACCTCCTCATCTTCTG GCTCCCCTTCTACTACGAGGTGAAGATGGCTTTTGTCATCTGGCTGCTGTCCCCATACACGCGGGGGGCCAGCCTGCTCTACCGCCGCTTCGTGCACCCCGCGCTGGCCCGCAGGGAGAAG GACATCGACGCGTTCCTGGTGCGCGCCCGCGAGCGCAGCTACGAGACCGCGCTGAGCTTCGGCAAGAGGGGCCTCAACCTGGCGGCCACTGCCGCTGTCCAGGCAGCCACCAAG AGCCAGGGCGCGCTGACCGGGCGGCTCCGCAGCTTCAGCATGCACGACCTGCGCTCCCTGACCGAGCAGGCCCCCGTGCACTTGCAGGACCCGCTGtacctggaggagcaggagggcctccagcagcccctgg GGCTCCGCTACGAGAGCGAGTCGGACGAGGAGGAGCTGTGGTCGGACTCGCAGGTGTCCCCCTCGGCGTCCCCACGCCGGGATGCCAGACCCCTGTCCCGCTGGCAGAGCCTGAGAAACCTGAGGAAGAACCCAGAAAAAGAG gcCTCCTGCCGCCTCCTGCGCAGCCGGACCaggaggagagagcaggagagctga